The following are from one region of the Magallana gigas chromosome 4, xbMagGiga1.1, whole genome shotgun sequence genome:
- the LOC136275001 gene encoding uncharacterized protein: MANKFAKTLVQMGVKRGDIIGLTGRNVPEWLIANFGVQMAGGCPLCLPYQEREDQITKLLNSVESVKMLIMDPGVEGRNCHISEYVVDKGNGKVECKSIPALENVILFYPNERMSSAYTVAELCSRHLDLELPRIDPEDVGFVSLSSGSSGLPKAIPSSHHALVVIAWHCYSLLLRQPGEDILYNDRPFSWVAGYPAWEMAACGTRVTLTNTLHSSSIVDAVKTATNLITKEKAIKAFLVPSMLELAMKRKIHLKIKKAVTSGVVVHASLLECIDKICDELQVLYGMTEMGYLGSRVFTSDDKARVQDMLLGVRPCPWVEVKITDDHGHLQPVGQRGNILIRSKTRFTGYLNHDLPPQTEDLLLKSGWFYPKDGGYVSENGLLFVEGRLQEMIQVFGRKMYPFEIENVINAKSNVIAAIVLPIKDMETGDHVPSAAIIYQPQNEDSMESMQDYLRKEFNITEENQLLECLYVPQVIVGFKTFPALANGKLDHEAIRKTMQRKLTKEQICRLSFQ, translated from the coding sequence ATGGCAAACAAGTTTGCCAAAACACTGGTTCAGATGGGTGTTAAAAGAGGTGACATTATTGGTCTTACTGGTAGAAATGTCCCTGAATGGCTTATTGCTAACTTTGGGGTGCAGATGGCGGGGGGATGTCCGCTATGTTTGCCCTATCAAGAGAGGGAAGATCAGATTACCAAGTTGTTGAACAGTGTCGAGAGTGTAAAGATGCTAATCATGGATCCCGGTGTTGAGGGCCGAAATTGTCATATTTCCGAATATGTCGTTGATAAGGGAAATGGCAAAGTAGAATGCAAATCTATCCCTGCACTGGAAAACGTAATTCTGTTTTACCCAAATGAACGTATGTCATCAGCGTACACAGTTGCAGAGTTATGCTCCCGCCATCTTGATTTGGAACTTCCAAGAATCGACCCAGAAGACGTAGGTTTTGTATCCTTGAGCTCAGGTTCTTCCGGTCTCCCAAAAGCAATCCCATCTTCTCATCATGCACTTGTGGTAATAGCTTGGCACTGTTACTCATTACTTCTACGTCAGCCAGGTGAAGATATTCTCTACAACGACCGACCGTTCTCGTGGGTTGCAGGCTATCCTGCATGGGAAATGGCTGCTTGTGGAACGCGAGTAACATTGACAAATACATTACATTCGTCTTCCATAGTTGATGCCGTAAAAACTGCAACCAATCTTATTACAAAAGAAAAGGCGATTAAAGCATTTTTGGTTCCATCCATGCTTGAATTGGCAATGAAAAGGAAAATACACCTGAAAATAAAGAAAGCCGTTACTTCGGGTGTGGTCGTGCATGCCTCACTCCTGGAATGTATTGATAAAATTTGCGACGAATTGCAAGTTTTATACGGAATGACAGAAATGGGGTACCTTGGTTCAAGAGTTTTCACCTCAGATGACAAAGCCAGAGTACAAGATATGTTACTAGGCGTTCGTCCGTGTCCATGGGTTGAAGTAAAGATCACAGACGACCATGGGCATCTTCAACCTGTTGGACAGAGAGGGAACATTTTGATTCGAAGCAAAACACGATTTACTGGTTATCTGAATCATGATCTTCCACCACAAACTGAGGATTTGTTATTGAAAAGCGGATGGTTTTATCCTAAAGATGGCGGTTACGTGTCAGAAAATGGTCTTTTGTTTGTAGAAGGGCGGCTGCAAGAAATGATTCAAGTTTTTGGAAGAAAAATGTACCCATTCGAGATCGAAAATGTTATCAACGCAAAGAGTAATGTTATTGCTGCCATTGTATTGCCAATAAAAGATATGGAAACGGGAGATCATGTTCCAAGTGCCGCCATAATCTACCAACCACAGAATGAGGACTCCATGGAGAGTATGCAGGACTACCTCCGAAAAGAATTCAATATAACTGAAGAAAACCAGTTACTTGAATGCCTTTACGTTCCGCAGGTTATCGTTGGGTTTAAAACATTTCCCGCTTTAGCAAATGGAAAGCTAGATCATGAAGCCATTCGGAAAACTATGCAAAGGAAACTGACCAAAGAACAAATCTGTCGCCTTTCTTTCCAATAG
- the LOC136274706 gene encoding uncharacterized protein, with the protein MAFSYVSSNTALDIPYTTYPDLLKRRAEESHDKVVYIFIDDDNARFELTYGDLYDKANKFAKTLVQMGVKRGDIIGLSGRNVPEWLIAHFGVQMAGGCPLCLPYQEREDQITKLLNSVGSVKMLIMDPGVEGRNCHISEYVVDKGNGKVECKSIPALENVILFYPNERMSSSYTVAELCSRHVDLELPRIDPEDVALVSLTSGSSGFSKAIPSSHHALVVIAWHCYSQFLHRADKDIFYNDRPFSWIAGYPAWEMAACGTRVTLTNALHSSSMVNAVKTATNFITKEKATQAFLVPSILELVMRRKIPLKIKRAITSGVVAHTSLLECIDEICDELQVTYGMTEMGIVCSRVFTSDDKSSVQNMLLGVRPSPWVEVKITDDHGHLQPVGQRGNILIRSKKRFTGYLNHDLPPPTEDLLLKSGWFYPKDGGYVTEDGLLFVEGRLQEMIQVFGIKIYPFEIENVIKAKSNVIAATVLPIKDMETGDHVPSAAIIYQPQNEDSMESMQVYLRKEFNITEENQLLECLYVPQVIVGFKTFPALANGKLDREAIRKTMQRKLTKEQIGRLSFQ; encoded by the coding sequence ATGGCTTTCAGCTACGTAAGTTCTAACACTGCTTTGGACATTCCATACACCACGTACCCAGATTTACTGAAAAGAAGAGCAGAAGAGAGTCATGATAAGGTtgtgtatattttcattgacgATGACAACGCGAGATTTGAACTAACATATGGGGACCTCTACGACAAGGCAAACAAGTTTGCCAAAACACTGGTTCAGATGGGTGTTAAAAGAGGTGACATTATAGGTCTTAGTGGTAGAAATGTCCCTGAATGGCTTATTGCTCACTTTGGGGTGCAGATGGCGGGGGGATGTCCGCTATGTTTGCCCTATCAAGAGAGGGAAGATCAGATTACCAAATTGTTGAACAGTGTCGGGAGTGTAAAGATGCTAATCATGGATCCCGGTGTTGAGGGCCGAAATTGTCATATTTCCGAATATGTCGTTGATAAGGGAAATGGCAAAGTAGAATGCAAATCTATCCCTGCACTGGAAAACGTAATTCTGTTTTACCCAAATGAACGAATGTCATCATCGTACACAGTTGCAGAGTTATGCTCCCGCCATGTTGATTTGGAACTTCCAAGAATCGACCCAGAAGACGTAGCTCTTGTATCCTTGACCTCAGGTTCTTCCGGGTTCTCAAAAGCAATCCCCTCTTCACACCACGCACTGGTCGTGATAGCTTGGCACTGTTACTCACAATTTCTACACAGGGCGGATAAAGACATCTTCTACAACGACCGACCGTTCTCGTGGATTGCAGGCTACCCTGCTTGGGAAATGGCTGCTTGTGGAACACGAGTTACACTGACAAATGCACTACATTCGTCTTCCATGGTTAATGCCGTAAAAACTGCAAccaattttataacaaaagaaaaGGCGACTCAAGCATTTTTGGTTCCATCCATCCTTGAATTGGTAATGAGGAGGAAAATACCCCTGAAAATAAAGAGAGCCATTACTTCGGGTGTGGTGGCGCATACCTCACTCCTGGAATGTATTGATGAAATTTGCGACGAGTTGCAAGTTACATACGGAATGACAGAAATGGGGATCGTTTGTTCAAGAGTTTTCACCTCAGATGACAAATCCAGTGTACAAAATATGTTACTAGGAGTTCGTCCCTCTCCATGGGTTGAAGTTAAGATCACAGACGACCATGGGCATCTTCAACCTGTTGGACAGAGAGGAAACATTTTGATTCGAAGCAAAAAACGATTTACTGGTTATCTGAATCACGATCTTCCACCACCAACTGAGGATTTGTTATTAAAAAGCGGATGGTTTTATCCTAAAGATGGCGGTTACGTGACTGAAGATGGTCTTTTGTTTGTAGAAGGTCGGCTGCAAGAAATGATTCAAgtttttggaataaaaatttaCCCATTCGAGATCGAAAATGTTATCAAAGCAAAGAGTAATGTTATTGCTGCCACTGTATTGCCAATAAAAGATATGGAAACGGGAGATCATGTTCCAAGTGCCGCCATAATCTACCAACCACAGAATGAGGACTCCATGGAGAGTATGCAGGTCTACCTCCGAAAAGAATTCAATATAACGGAAGAAAACCAGTTACTTGAATGCCTTTACGTTCCGCAGGTTATCGTTGGGTTTAAAACATTTCCCGCTTTAGCAAATGGAAAGCTAGATCGTGAAGCCATTCGGAAAACTATGCAAAGGAAACTGACCAAAGAACAAATCGGTCGCCTTTCTTTCCAATAG
- the LOC136274356 gene encoding uncharacterized protein has protein sequence MALSYLSSNTALDIPYTTYPDLLKRRAEESHDKVVYIFIDDDNARFELTYGDLYDKANKFAKTLVQMGVKRGDIIGLSGRNVPEWLIANFGVQMAGGCPLCLPYQEREDQITKLLNSVGSVKMLIMDPGVEGRNCHISEYVVEKGNGKVECKSIPALENVILFYPNERISSAYTVAELCSRHLDLELPRIDPEDVALVSLSSGSSGLPKAIPSSHHALVVLAWHEHSQLLHRADKDIFYNDRPFSWIAGYPVWEMAACGTRVTLTNALHSSSMVDAVKTATNIITKEKATQAILVPSMLELVMKRKIPLKIKRAITSGVVAHTSLLECIDEICDELQVVYGITEMGFVCSRVFTSDDKSRVQDMLLGVRPCPWVEVKITDDNGHLQPVGQRGNILIRSKKRFAGYLNHELPPQTEDLLLKSGWFFPKDGGYVSEDGLLFVEGRLQEMIQVFGRKIYPFEIENVIKAKSNVIAAIVLPIKEMETGDHVPSAAIIYQPQNEDSMESMQDYLRKEFNITEENQLLECLYIPQVIVGFKTFPTLANGKIDREAIRKTMQRKLTKE, from the coding sequence ATGGCTTTGAGCTACTTAAGTTCTAACACTGCATTGGATATTCCATACACCACGTACCCAGATTTACTGAAAAGAAGAGCAGAAGAGAGTCATGATAAGGTtgtgtatattttcattgacgATGACAACGCGAGATTTGAACTAACATATGGGGACCTCTACGACAAGGCAAACAAGTTTGCCAAAACACTGGTTCAGATGGGAGTTAAAAGAGGTGACATTATTGGTCTAAGTGGTAGAAATGTCCCTGAATGGCTTATTGCTAACTTTGGGGTGCAGATGGCGGGGGGATGTCCGCTATGTTTGCCCTATCAAGAGAGGGAAGATCAGATTACCAAGTTGTTGAACAGTGTCGGGAGTGTAAAGATGCTAATCATGGATCCCGGTGTTGAGGGCCGAAATTGTCATATTTCCGAATATGTCGTTGAAAAAGGAAATGGCAAAGTAGAATGTAAATCTATCCCTGCACTGGAAAACGTAATTCTGTTTTACCCAAATGAACGTATATCATCAGCGTACACAGTCGCTGAGTTATGCTCCCGCCATCTTGATTTGGAACTTCCAAGAATCGACCCAGAAGACGTAGCTCTTGTATCCTTGAGCTCAGGTTCTTCCGGTCTCCCAAAAGCAATCCCCTCTTCACACCACGCACTGGTCGTGTTAGCTTGGCACGAGCACTCACAACTTCTACACAGGGCGGATAAAGACATCTTCTACAACGACCGACCGTTCTCGTGGATTGCAGGCTATCCTGTATGGGAAATGGCTGCTTGTGGAACGCGAGTTACACTAACAAATGCACTACATTCGTCTTCCATGGTTGATGCCGTTAAAACTGCAACCAATATTATTACAAAAGAAAAGGCGACTCAAGCAATTTTGGTTCCATCCATGCTTGAATTGGTAATGAAAAGGAAAATACCCCTGAAAATAAAGAGAGCCATTACTTCGGGTGTGGTGGCGCATACCTCACTCCTGGAATGTATTGATGAAATTTGCGACGAGTTGCAGGTTGTATACGGAATAACAGAAATGGGTTTCGTTTGTTCAAGAGTTTTCACCTCAGATGACAAATCCAGAGTACAAGATATGTTACTTGGCGTTCGTCCGTGTCCTTGGGTTGAAGTAAAGATTACAGACGACAATGGGCATCTTCAACCTGTTGGACAGAGAGGAAACATTTTGATTCGAAGCAAAAAAAGATTTGCTGGTTATCTGAATCACGAACTTCCACCACAAACTGAGGATTTGTTATTGAAAAGCGGATGGTTTTTTCCTAAAGATGGCGGTTACGTGTCAGAAGATGGTCTTTTGTTTGTAGAAGGGCGGCTGCAAGAAATGATTCAAGTTTTCGGAAGAAAAATATACCCATTCGAGATCGAAAATGTTATCAAAGCAAAGAGTAATGTTATTGCTGCCATTGTATTGCCAATAAAAGAAATGGAAACGGGAGATCATGTTCCAAGTGCCGCGATAATCTACCAACCACAGAATGAGGACTCCATGGAGAGTATGCAGGACTACCTCCGAAAAGAATTCAATATAACGGAAGAAAACCAGTTACTTGAATGCCTTTACATTCCGCAGGTTATCGTTGGGTTTAAAACATTTCCCACTTTAGCAAATGGAAAGATAGATCGTGAAGCCATTCGGAAAACTATGCAAAGGAAACTGACCAAAGAATAA
- the LOC105321136 gene encoding uncharacterized protein, with the protein MTSSHGPSSWHPTNSIISEVDRKHLAIVGEYLETPPHQLKQRQLDRDPDYDNINNIYSRLPSKAPSPSPRAQKTVHLTCECHKQGQTTPGRGKLRPKGDTDSSGEDSDGEEEDIDIGALLKMLEGLSKRPDSRISCQAFRGVLEGYSCQEALPQDQLNKVCQYLESGSQKIQEMAWSLISRLCENRDNLATLLRGNLLRDLAHAISTSRECLGPCVDTAIHVVKEESLRGEWDEGVLSNLVPLLLTALSVEDVALDHKYRIGCFFQSLGKFPDFSRIIENRVLPVVSELKNSSAKLKEIYIKILGGVVRSEDSAMAGSVDSGVTGVAVTMLRDGPCDQQIEALSLLCILSETDHGRVTVVSDEETLPITLTCVKQSKCRLVRQRALVLMNHVTSTRRLGLCKEVMSHLSHGLLPSHHTDKQLDRPPLRGRGEGEGRLWRGLDSYVELLTRIFCKEAKVNKDSLQKVVSCGYRPGCDLDLLTYISSAILNVCLWPAHRNKQDLNSIDLSGFTDCLIQRKKYGKINRALVQMVWDSFGEPMFELLSFFSRKLRNVSDLAHQAREEEKQLCPDHRAKSANGLRVLDRLGFADLFAVFEEKEVELIVILLELVLVMSLCSCHTFSDVFPTTVKSKKKSVVSSKSDASTQGSSSRPTSPVKSRPSSAIGLSTVSEEERRQGLKQKEINAERRLLRKCLYEAGVFRVVVPFIQSSHLQCQMFSCEILRANIQCVEEREITLSSVYGPVNASANARLRPQSAAAALTRDLRVQQALHTMSPHVAHIIKDALGPRLAPTTPHVIPRVEEESDQGAVSRLSQYVIDNRPDSRKEETIPEVPKPVLDPIRPVAGQCRDLLIQEGGSRLLAPLFASSPEVKKLCSLLLGDLVHFGNVDVHMKLSQLGCMQKLLDFLRTNTSNELLEIIGLIIVQMLVKSDKRIEQVFNHYGGTRLLMAMVKFTTGELRKQVTSTLKSVTHGTKKTRPSSAPVSRSNKPQDVWDKVQQQWAHQDKVEEVLHQWYR; encoded by the exons ATGACAAGCTCTCATGGCCCTTCATCCTGGCATCCAACTAATTCCATTATCTCTGAGGTGGATCGTAAACATCTAGCGATAGTTGGGGAATACCTGGAAACCCCTCCTCATCAGCTCAAACAGAGGCAACTCGACAG GGATCCAGATTACGACAACATAAACAACATTTACTCCAGACTGCCCAGTAAGGCTCCATCCCCGTCCCCACGGGCTCAGAAGACGGTACACCTCACCTGTGAATGTCACAAACAGGGTCAAACTACACCTGGGAGAGGTAAACTGAGACCTAAGGGGGACACTGACAGTTCAGGGGAAGACTCAGACGGGGAGGAAGAAG ATATTGACATCGGTGCACTTTTGAAAATGCTAGAGGGACTTAGCAAGAGGCCCGATAGTAGAATATCCTGTCAAGCCTTCCGAGGGGTGCTGGAAGGGTATTCCTGTCAAGAGGCCCTGCCACAGGATCAGCTAAATAAG GTGTGTCAGTATTTGGAGTCCGGGAGCCAGAAGATACAAGAGATGGCCTGGAGTTTAATCAGTCGACTGTGTGAGAACCGGGACAACTTGGCCACTCTGCTGAGGGGGAACCTTCTGAGAGACCTTGCCCACGCTATCAGCACCTCCCGGGAGTGTCTCGGTCCATGTGTGGACACGGCCATTCAT GTGGTGAAGGAGGAAAGCCTGAGGGGTGAGTGGGATGAGGGCGTGCTGAGTAACCTAGTTCCTCTCCTGCTGACCGCACTCTCTGTGGAGGATGTGGCCCTGGATCACAAGTACAGGATCGGCTGCTTCTTCCAGTCCCTGGGGAAATTCCCGGACTTCTCGAGGATCATTGAAAACAGGGTGTTACCTGTCGTATCGGAACTCAAGAATTCCAGCGCCAAACTCAAG GAAATCTACATCAAGATTTTGGGCGGGGTTGTAAGGAGTGAGGACTCGGCGATGGCTGGTAGTGTTGATTCGGGGGTGACTGGGGTGGCAGTGACCATGCTGAGGGACGGACCGTG TGACCAGCAGATAGAGGCCCTCTCCCTGCTGTGTATCCTGTCAGAGACCGACCATGGGAGGGTCACAGTGGTCAGTGACGAGGAGACCCTCCCCATCACTCTTACCTGTGTCAAACAGTCTAAGTGCAG GTTAGTCAGACAGAGGGCGCTGGTGTTGATGAACCATGTGACCAGCACCAGGAGGCTGGGCCTGTGTAAGGAGGTGATGAGTCACCTGTCCCACGGTCTGCTGCCCTCCCACCACACAGACAAACAATTGGACAGACCCCCACTCAGGGgccggggggagggggagggcaGGCTCTGGAGAGGCCTGGATAGCTACGTGGAATTGCTGACCagaatattttgtaaagaaG CCAAAGTAAACAAGGACTCCTTACAAAAGGTGGTCAGTTGTGGCTACCGACCGGGCTGTGACCTTGACCTCCTGACCTACATTTCCTCCGCCATTCTCAATGTCTGCCTGTGGCCTGCACACAGAAATAAGCAGGACCTGAACTCCATCGACCTGTCTGGCTTCACAGACTGCCTGATTCAAAG AAAGAAATATGGGAAGATCAACAGAGCTCTGGTACAGATGGTGTGGGATTCGTTTGGAGAACCTATGTTTGAACTTCTCTCCTTCTTCTCACGAAAGCTCAGAAATGTTTCCGACTTGGCCCATCAAGCTCGAGAGGAAGAGAAGCAGCTCTGTCCTGATCACAGAGCTAAGTCGGCCAATGGATTGCGGGTGCTGGATCGCCTAGGATTTGCAGATTTGTTTGCTGTATTTGAGGAGAAGGAAGTGGAGTTGATCGTGATTCTCCTAGAATTAGTGCTAGTCATGTCCCTGTGTTCTTGTCACACTTTTTCTGACGTGTTTCCAACAACtgtaaaatcaaagaaaaaatcagTTGTTTCCTCTAAGTCAGATGCTTCAACACAGGGCAGTTCATCTCGTCCCACTTCCCCTGTTAAAAGCAGACCCTCCAGTGCAATAGGTTTGTCTACAGTGTCCGAGGAAGAGCGTCGTCAGGGACTCAAACAAAAGGAAATAAACGCCGAGCGACGGTTGTTAAGGAAGTGCTTGTATGAGGCGGGGGTGTTTAGAGTGGTCGTACCCTTTATTCAGTCTTCCCACCTGCAATGTCag ATGTTTTCCTGTGAAATCCTTCGAGCCAACATCCAGTGTGTGGAGGAGAGGGAGATAACCCTCAGTAGTGTTTACGGACCAGTGAACGCCAGCGCTAATGCCCGACTACG CCCCCAGTCTGCGGCGGCAGCTCTCACCAGAGACCTCCGTGTACAACAGGCCCTCCACACCATGTCTCCTCACGTCGCCCACATCATCAAGGACGCTCTTGGACCGAGACTTGCCCCCACCACCCCTCATGTCATCCCCAGGGTGGAGGAAGAATCAGACCAAGGGGCCGTCTCCAGACTAAGTCAGT ATGTAATTGACAACAGACCTGACTCaagaaaagaagaaacaatCCCAGAGGTCCCCAAACCTGTCCTTGACCCCATTAGGCCAGTGGCTGGTCAGTGCCGGGACCTCCTCATACAGGAGGGGGGATCCAGGCTGCTGGCCCCATTGTTCGCCTCCTCTCCAGAAGTAAAGAAGCTGTGTTCACTGTTACTAGGAGACCTGGTGCATTTTGGGAAT GTTGATGTACACATGAAGCTATCACAGCTTGGCTGTATGCAGAAACTACTGGACTTTCTGAGGACCAACACTAGTAACGAACTCTTGGAAATCATTG GTTTGATCATTGTCCAGATGCTGGTAAAGAGTGACAAGAGGATAGAGCAGGTGTTTAACCATTATGGTGGTACACGGCTACTGATGGCCATGGTGAAATTCACGACCGGAGAACTCAGAAAACAAGTCACTAGTACGCTGAAATCAGTCACCCACG GTACCAAGAAGACAAGACCAAGCTCCGCCCCTGTCTCTCGTTCCAACAAACCACAAGATGTGTGGGACAAG GTTCAACAACAATGGGCTCACCAAGATAAAGTAGAGGAAGTTTTACACCAGTGGTACAGAtga